A window of Babesia microti strain RI chromosome III, complete genome contains these coding sequences:
- a CDS encoding hypothetical protein (overlaps_old_locusTagID:BBM_III04685) — MRHRYQSLKMKFTQSLLVVAACQIFISASTYARVLDKNVKYPDIDFYSLIEDQLTHLESTLGNKLSNRLIQIFEKYGMDPNLQYNSLLQMLSFVEELNVDTGKKLAGNGEEKVNLSWGKRLKKTLLSAGKHIHSKGRKYIKGALKTIVKVALRESFIHLLPQLEKINEHSIMSLKEEYRPSFARFIFNLYSKLFDRFGTVPPKSFTRESFEKKFGMEKNSASLKDLVVTSK, encoded by the exons ATGCGACATCGGTATCAATCACTAAAAATGAAGTTTACACAATCCCTTTTGGTTGTAGCTGCatgccaaatttttatatccGCTTCTACTTACGCCAGAGTACTGGATAAGAACGTAAAATATCCAG ATATAGACTTTTATTCGTTGATTGAGGACCAATTAACCCATTTAGAGTCTACTTTAGGGAATAAGTTATCAAACCGtttaattcaaattttcgAAAAATACGGAATGGATcccaatttacaatataactCTTTATTGCAAATGCTGAGTTTTGTCGAG GAATTGAACGTTGATACTGGTAAAAAACTTGCTGGCAACGGTGAGGAGAAGGTCAATCTTTCTTGGGGTAAGCGGTTGAAGAAGACCCTATTATCTGCCGGCAAACACATCCACTCCAAG GGCCGTAAATACATCAAAGGGGCATTAAAAACTATCGTTAAAGTTGCACTGAGGGAATCCTTCATCCATTTATTGCCTCAATTGGAAAAGATCAATGAACACTCCATTATGAGTTTGAAAGAGGAATATCGTCCCTCTTTCGCTCgatttattttcaatttatattccaaattgttCGATAGATTTGGTACCGTGCCACCAAAATCTTTTACTCGCGAAAGTTTTGAGAAAAAGTTTGGTATGGAAAAGAACAGCGCGTCCCTCAAAGATTTAGTCGTCACCAGCAAATAG
- a CDS encoding leucine-rich repeat protein (LRR3) (overlaps_old_locusTagID:BBM_III04685;~overlaps_old_locusTagID:BBM_III04690), whose amino-acid sequence MSSSLTLAELAKQFKGIDKGFDIKKIVLEDSNVRDIESLEPFTSLEYISFRCNNLDSIEFLINNYYLRHINLSNNKLNLLDVRITQLSKLEYINLANNNLDDISPLNDCTNLKVIVANNNKITKFPRISKLESLEILILSDNLIESVGLPSAHNKKLAKVSLSRNKIREFPLTKFWPSLKELRLNGNKIITLPSKDQLDVMSSIRTLDLGNNSIYDKSYALNLKAFVNLRDLNLLGNPVSDKITIEELELERLIIYNSRKIAKRDAGNNDRKTAKTRKKQYSLQNTK is encoded by the exons ATGTCTAGCAGTCTCACCCTTGCCGAACTtgccaaacaatttaaagGTATAGACAAAGGCTTCGATATCAAGAAAATTGTACTTGAAGATTCAAATGTCAGAGATATAGAATCATTGGAGCCCTTTACATCTTtggaatatatatcatttcGATGTAACAATTTGGATTCCATTGAGTTTCTAATAAACAACTACTACCTAAGACACATAAACCTaagtaataataaattgaatttattggaCGTTAGAATAACACAGTTATCCAAATTAGAGTATATCAACCTCgccaataataat TTGGATGATATAAGTCCCCTTAATGACTGCACAAACTTGAAGGTAATCGTGGCTAACAATAACAAAATTA CTAAATTCCCTagaatttcaaaattggAATCTCTGGAGATTCTAA TATTATCGGATAATCTGATTGAAAGTGTAGGATTACCATCTGCGCATAATAAGAAACTCGCCAAGGTATCTCTTTCCAGGAATAAAATACGG GAATTCCCTTTGACGAAATTCTGGCCCAGCCTAAAAGAACTCCGCCTAAACGgtaacaaaataattacactCCCCTCCAAGGACCAGCTGGATGTCATGTCAAGCATCAGAACCCTGGACCTTGGAAATAATTCCATTTACGATAAAAG TTATgcattaaatttgaaggCTTTTGTTAATCTCAGGGATCTCAACTTGTTAGGCAATCCTGTCTCGGATAAG ATAACGATTGAAGAGCTAGAATTAGAAcgattgattatttataacTCTAGAAAAATTGCAAAGAGGGATGCTGGAAACAATGACAGAAAAACTGCTAAGACTCGTAAAAAACAATATAGTCTGCAAAATACCAAATAG
- a CDS encoding Putative transferase CAF17 mitochondrial (overlaps_old_locusTagID:BBM_III04685) yields MLETMTEKLLRLVKNNIVCKIPNRSYIRLNGSDTEHFLQGITTNNLTKLIQETPIANKYPAISSLFLTPHGKIVADCFIIKMQSGYLIDVGNRSYQDLIDLFKRRKLSSNVSITPIIRNIYQFLPPLIATTSPNEQKITTTNDLFPQISNEYYQDPRHWKLGLRILSQNDDIQGIERENYDFENHNFYKILLRYLELIEDVGYAYGKRLVPQDINLDNELYISRTKGCYTGQEIVNKLRNGILFPRYQLIAGVGFDSRLKDADVDQMLKNLGVNTHIQRDILLALISYINNDGQIPQDYCMKLIQRS; encoded by the exons ATGCTGGAAACAATGACAGAAAAACTGCTAAGACTCGTAAAAAACAATATAGTCTGCAAAATACCAAATAGATCGTACATAAGATTGAATGGAAGCGATACCGAACA CTTCTTACAAGGTATAACGACCAACAATCTTACTAAATTAATCCAAGAAACACCAATTGCTAATAAATACCCGGCAATATcaagtttatttttgacaCCACATGGCAAAATCGTTGCTGATTGTTTCATCATCAAAATGCAATCAGGGTACTTAATAGATGTGGGTAATAGAAGTTATCAGgatttaattgatttatttaag AGGCGGAAGTTATCATCTAATGTATCAATCACCCCTATCATCCGCAATATATACCAATTTTTACCTCCACTTATCGCAACAACTTCACCAAATGAACAAAAAATAACGACtacaaatgatttgtttCCCCAAATCAGCAATGAATACTACCAAGATCCTAGACACTGGAAACTCGGATTAAGAATACTCTCgcaaaatgatgatatacaaGGCATAGAGCGTGAAAATTACGATTTCGAGAACCATAATTTCTACAAAATACTACTTAGATACCTAGAATTAATAGAAGATGTAGGATATGCCTATGGCAAAAGACTGGTGCCACAAGACATAAACTTGgataatgaattatatatatcacgGACAAAGGGATGCTATACAGGCCAAGAAATTGTGAATAAGTTAAGAAATGGGATCTTATTCCCACGATATCAGCTAATTGCTGGGGTTGGTTTTGATTCAAGGTTGAAAGATGCGGATGTGGATCAAATGCTCAAAAATTTGGGCGTTAACACCCACATACAACgtgatatattattggCACTTATTAGCTACATAAACAACGATGGACAAATCCCTCAAGATTACtgtatgaaattaatacaGAGAAGTTAA